One genomic segment of Candidatus Hydrogenedentota bacterium includes these proteins:
- a CDS encoding HAD family hydrolase encodes MDRNFLPGTEIEIINENITRGQIRHALFDFDGTISLLRVGWQHIMGPVCVEMICGDTAPTPEIEEEVRQMIDETTGIQTIFQMERLEEMVREKGLVPEEKILTPAEYKQVYLDRLMVPVRERIARLEAGELTLDQVTVPGAVRFVELLSKKAEAMYVFSGTDRDDVRNEAGIVGVAGYFQEIWGAVPSKEEYSKEKVIRDIMANHQLSGPQVLAVGDGPVELRNVKDAGGIALGVASDEEKGRGWDMHKRQRLIKAGADIMVPDFGEAEKLVAYLFGE; translated from the coding sequence ATGGACAGGAATTTTTTGCCCGGCACTGAAATTGAGATCATCAACGAAAACATCACACGCGGCCAAATCCGGCACGCGCTCTTCGACTTCGACGGGACCATCAGCCTGCTGCGCGTGGGCTGGCAGCACATCATGGGCCCGGTCTGCGTCGAGATGATTTGCGGCGACACCGCCCCCACCCCGGAAATCGAGGAGGAGGTGCGCCAGATGATTGACGAGACCACGGGCATCCAGACCATCTTCCAGATGGAGCGCCTCGAGGAGATGGTCCGCGAAAAGGGGCTGGTGCCCGAAGAGAAGATTCTCACGCCCGCCGAGTACAAGCAGGTCTATCTTGACCGGCTCATGGTGCCCGTGCGCGAGCGCATTGCCCGGCTCGAGGCCGGCGAACTGACCCTGGACCAGGTCACCGTGCCCGGCGCCGTCCGCTTCGTGGAACTGCTCTCGAAAAAGGCCGAGGCCATGTACGTGTTCAGCGGCACGGACCGGGACGACGTGCGCAACGAGGCGGGAATAGTCGGCGTGGCCGGGTACTTCCAGGAAATCTGGGGCGCCGTGCCCTCCAAGGAGGAGTACTCCAAGGAGAAGGTCATCCGGGACATCATGGCGAACCACCAGTTGAGCGGGCCGCAGGTCCTCGCCGTCGGCGACGGCCCCGTCGAGCTGCGCAATGTGAAGGACGCGGGCGGCATTGCCCTCGGCGTCGCCTCGGACGAGGAGAAGGGCCGCGGCTGGGACATGCACAAGCGCCAGCGCCTCATCAAGGCGGGCGCGGACATCATGGTCCCGGACTTCGGCGAGGCCGAGAAACTGGTGGCGTATCTGTTCGGGGAGTAG